One window from the genome of Streptomyces sp. NBC_00708 encodes:
- a CDS encoding DUF2277 domain-containing protein yields MCRSIKTLRPPALPEEATEEDIRAAALQFVRKVSGFRAPAAHNREVFDRAVDEIAEATARLLDGLEIRGGVRTP; encoded by the coding sequence ATGTGCCGCAGTATCAAGACGCTCCGACCGCCCGCCCTCCCCGAAGAGGCCACCGAGGAGGACATCCGCGCCGCCGCCCTGCAGTTCGTCCGCAAGGTGTCGGGCTTCCGTGCGCCGGCCGCGCACAACAGGGAAGTCTTCGACCGTGCCGTCGACGAGATCGCCGAGGCGACCGCCCGGCTGCTGGACGGCCTGGAGATACGGGGTGGTGTCAGGACGCCGTAG
- a CDS encoding VTT domain-containing protein, whose translation MLESVGALTGSPWIYVVVALSVLLDVFLPVLPSGVLVITAATAAAAGTTGVAADAAGAARQVTEVPSLLALLLCAATASVLGDLAAYRLARIGGERLDRAIARSRRLTSAQERLGAALSRGGGILVVIARFAPAGRSVVSLGAGASHRKVKEFLPWSAVAGLAWAGYSVGLGYFGAQWLGASWLGTAVSVLALFVAGSFAALLMRRPAEAARAASVSTAS comes from the coding sequence GTGCTGGAGAGTGTGGGTGCGCTGACCGGCAGCCCATGGATCTATGTCGTGGTCGCCCTCTCCGTGCTGCTGGACGTCTTCCTCCCCGTACTGCCCAGCGGCGTGCTGGTGATCACCGCCGCCACGGCCGCCGCAGCGGGCACCACCGGCGTGGCCGCCGACGCGGCGGGCGCCGCCCGCCAGGTCACCGAGGTCCCCTCGCTCCTGGCACTCCTCCTGTGCGCCGCCACCGCCTCGGTACTCGGCGACCTCGCCGCGTACCGGCTGGCCCGGATCGGCGGCGAGCGGCTGGACCGCGCCATAGCGCGCTCCCGGCGCCTCACCTCCGCGCAGGAACGCCTGGGCGCCGCCCTGAGCCGGGGCGGCGGCATCCTCGTCGTCATCGCGCGCTTCGCCCCGGCCGGGCGCTCCGTCGTCTCACTGGGCGCAGGCGCCTCGCACCGCAAGGTGAAGGAATTCCTGCCGTGGTCGGCCGTCGCCGGCCTGGCCTGGGCCGGCTACAGCGTGGGCCTCGGCTACTTCGGCGCGCAGTGGCTGGGCGCGAGCTGGCTGGGCACGGCCGTCTCGGTCCTCGCCCTGTTCGTCGCGGGCTCCTTCGCCGCGCTGCTCATGCGGCGCCCGGCCGAGGCGGCACGCGCCGCCTCGGTGTCCACGGCGTCCTGA